Sequence from the Neomonachus schauinslandi chromosome 9, ASM220157v2, whole genome shotgun sequence genome:
ACATCTTGAGCGTGCTATTTACTACCCCAAGCCTCAATATTCTGAACAGTCATGAGTCCAAACAGCCCTCTGTATTGATAGAATGGGATGAGGTAACACGAGGCAGGTGGTTTCAGTTCAATGAAAGCTAGTTCTCTTTCCCCCAGGGTGAGGGTCTGTGCTACCCTCAATGCTGAGGATTTGGGTGgggacccttccccctctcttccccacaCAATGATGCCAGATTCCAGGCCAGGTTGGCTTCCTGGGCTTACAACCCATGAGTCACCCAGGGCCCAGTGCTCAGAAGGACCCAAGCTTGGCTTAATGCTCTGCTCGCTCTTGAAATTCTTAGTCATTTTGGAAGGCCCCCGCCTCTCCATTTTGCACTGGGCTCTGTAAGACAGCTGGATCTGATTACAGGTTCCCTCTGATCTCTCCAGGGTGTCCTGTACCTGAACCAGGATGTGCCCAAGGAGTTACTGGAATTCCTGAATCTTCGGCACTTCCCCACAGACCCTAAGGCCAGCAGCTGGGGGTGAGCTCCTCTGGGGGCCATGGCTGGGCAAGAGAGAGGGGCCCCAGTGCTTGGGGGGACAGGGTCTCTCTGCAGCAAGCGGGTGAGGAAAGGTTTGAGAAGCCAAGCCCTTTTCCTTCTTACATCGGCCAGGCACCAGCCTGCTGCTTCTTTGAGACATGACCTCCATCATTAGCTTTCTTGACCGGGGGCAGAGGGTCTAGTTTCTGGACAGTCTCGGTTACCGCAGCCACCTCCGGAACTGAGCTTGTTACAAATAGAAGCAGTGGTCCCCTGGGAGGTGAAGAGCTGGGCTTGCGTGTCTCCACCTCTTCCTCACGCGCGcgcccgcccccacctccccccaccaaccGCAGCTCACAGCGCGTCTCCTTTTCAGCACCCTGGGGGAGTTCCTGCCCAATGACAGCAGGCAAGTCAAAGCCCCAGCCGCCCCGCtcctgctgccccctggtggccgcGTGCCAGGAGGCGGCCTGCGGTTGTCTAGcctaccccaccccctccaaTCCCAATCCCAATCCCGGTTTCTGTTGGTGCCTCCTGAGCCCACTTCCCATTCACCTTTTCCTTTTTGGGTACTTCGTGATCTCAGTCCCGGGTCTCtaccctgcctctccctcactgTTTGGGACTCTTCCCTCCTAGCTCCCAGCTGCACCACCGGCCTGTCTTCAGCTTCCACAGGGATCCCTACATTCGCAGCCCATCCCCAGGTGAGGGCCTAGGTACCAGGGTGGGAGTCGGGGGTGAACCTGCCATTTTCAGCTCAGGACCTCCAGGCAGCATCTCGTGCCTACTGCCTTCCTCTGGGGCCATACCTGCCCTGCTGCTCCTGTAGCCTGCTTTGTGTTCTTCCGAAAGCAGACGTGGTGAAATAACCTTGGCTCTCCTGGTCTCAATTCCTCGCCAGCCCGGCTTACCAAGCTAAAGTGAACGGAATGTGAGCGGGGCATGCCAAGGCCTCATTGGGGGGTGGCCAGCTGTTACCTTTGACCTCTATTcctgaggagggggcagagccTATGGGCTCAGGAGCTCAAGGAACTAGAGGCCTGAGGCTaggcccaccccccccccatcttttCTTCCCCCGCAGTCCCCTACCCcttcctcctgttttctttctgtcccaCAGAGCCTCTGCCCAACGTGGTGGTGAATGGCGTGCTCCAGGGCCTCTATGGCTGCAGCAACGGGCCAGATGAAGCTCAGCCGGAGGCATCTTGTCACCCTGCTCCTTTGCCACCGATG
This genomic interval carries:
- the SNX22 gene encoding sorting nexin-22 is translated as MLEVHIPSVGPEDPRQSPEKGHMVFRVEVLSRGRRHTVQRRYSEFHALHKRIKKLYKVPDFPSKRLPNWRTRGLEQRRQGLEAYIQGVLYLNQDVPKELLEFLNLRHFPTDPKASSWGTLGEFLPNDSSSQLHHRPVFSFHRDPYIRSPSPEPLPNVVVNGVLQGLYGCSNGPDEAQPEASCHPAPLPPMP